AAGTGTATGTTCAGCTAATCTTTTATTAATATCCGCTTTGAGTACTAATTTGAAAACATGCTTAATCATATCTTCTTTTTCCAACTTAGAGTTTTCTTCAAAATCTATTTTAGCTTCCTTAATAACCTCCTGTTGTACCTCTAAAAAATTTTTATACATTTCTTCTGTATTACTTGTTAAACATTCTGTAACTACACACTCATCTTTTTTTTCATTATTATTTGCTTCTAGTTGATTTTTTTGTACCTTATACAACTTGTCTATTTCAGAAATGGAAAGTATGTTTTTTAAATTATAAATCATTATAAGCTGCATAATCTGATCTTTGTTATACTTTTTTTTAGTAGGTTTATCTATTATTTTAGCTTTAACATAATTATTAATCATAGTTTTAGTCAATATTTTTTCATCTTTATCAATTTTAAATTTCTCAAATACCGTATCAATATAACCCGTTAATTGATCCATATAAAGATCAATATTGGGAATATCTTCAACTCCTACTTGCTTATAAGATAAAAGATTCTTGCATTTTTCCATAAAATCACTCCATTATTTTCTTTATATAAAAAAATTATCATCACAATATATTATATAGTATCTTAAACTATATTTCAAAGTAATCAAAATTATTTATTTGACTTTTATCAATTTTAGTTGTATTATATTCATATGATATGATGTAGTATCGAATACTATGTACGGAGGTGTTGAAATGAAATTTGAAATTCGTGAGCCAATAAATTCTATTTCCCATTTATTTG
This Abyssisolibacter fermentans DNA region includes the following protein-coding sequences:
- a CDS encoding DUF1836 domain-containing protein; this encodes MEKCKNLLSYKQVGVEDIPNIDLYMDQLTGYIDTVFEKFKIDKDEKILTKTMINNYVKAKIIDKPTKKKYNKDQIMQLIMIYNLKNILSISEIDKLYKVQKNQLEANNNEKKDECVVTECLTSNTEEMYKNFLEVQQEVIKEAKIDFEENSKLEKEDMIKHVFKLVLKADINKRLAEHTLAELSNIKNKSV